Part of the Terriglobia bacterium genome, CAATGAGAGCACATCATCGACGTTATGGGTAAATATGGAACGAAACGTCGCATTGGTACGCCGCTGCAGGTACTCGAAATAAGCCCGGGGAATCATCGCGCCGGGAATATCGGGGCCGCGCATGAATGAAAGCAATTCGCGCTCGAGCGCAACAAGCCGGCAGCTGCCGTGCCCGTTACGCCATAGCCTTCTCGCCGTAAACAGCAGATCGAAATGCGACATTGCCGCGAAGGGGTTATCCAGACGGGCGAGTGTGAATCGGGTCTCGAGCAGCGGGATGTCGAATGTGGTGCCGTTGTATGTCACGACAAGATCGAAGCTCTTGAGAAGTTCGGCAAGAGCGGACAGCATCGACGGCTCTTCATCAAAGTCCCGGATGAAGAACTGGATCATGTGAAAGTCATCCCCGGCGAAATAACCGAGCCCGACCAGAAACGGGCAGATCCCCGTGCCGCCCTGAACGCCTGTGGTTTCGGTATCGAGGAACAGAATACGATTCCGGTGCGGCACGCCGGCTTCCTCACGCATCAGCGTGATCAGCGACTGAAGATCGGCGGAAGAGAGCCGGTTCAAGGCCACTTTGCCGTGAAAATGATCGTGGGGATAGACGGCGCGGATGAAGTAATGCGAGCCGAACGCCGTCGACTGGATCTCACCCGGCGGCAGAACCGAACGCGGGCTGAAGCCCGCGGTTACATAGTTTGCCAGTGCCGATTTCCAATCCGTGGCCGGGGGTTTCGGCCCGCGTTGCAGTCCCCGGAGGGCTTTGCCGAAATCAGGCATGAATCAAAAACTCCAGAAGCGCCAGCGCAACATCCTTCGCCATCGCCGACGGTCCAACACACGACGGACATCCCTCATCGCAGGCGCAGGAGCGAATGAGCTGCCGTGCCGCCTGAAGCACCTGCTCGCGGATTTCGTACAACGGCCGGCTCAGGCCGATTCCGCCTGGAAAATTGTCGTATAGAAAAATTGTCGGATGACGCGAAGCGCCAGCGCCATCCCGCGCAGCATCAATACATGCCGGATTCTCCAGCCCGTCATCGACCGCCGACCCGATATCGCGCCGGTCACACATCAGATAAACGCACGCGAGCTGCGCCAGAGCATACGCAAGGCCATGAAGGCCGTTCAGCTTCTCGATCGCGGAATACGGCATCGATTCCAGAGTGGCGCGCGGGATCGTGATCCAGTACGAAGTCGTATGCATTTCCTGCACGGGCAGATTGAGGTCTCCGGAACCGACGTTTTCCATGGTGTAGAACTTGATCTTCTTGAAGCCGACAATCTGATGGGCGACGTGGACTTCACCGTGATTGTGTTCGGCTGCCGATTCCATCATTTCGAGAATCTTGACCTTCGTATACGTAAT contains:
- a CDS encoding ribonuclease H-like domain-containing protein encodes the protein MPDFGKALRGLQRGPKPPATDWKSALANYVTAGFSPRSVLPPGEIQSTAFGSHYFIRAVYPHDHFHGKVALNRLSSADLQSLITLMREEAGVPHRNRILFLDTETTGVQGGTGICPFLVGLGYFAGDDFHMIQFFIRDFDEEPSMLSALAELLKSFDLVVTYNGTTFDIPLLETRFTLARLDNPFAAMSHFDLLFTARRLWRNGHGSCRLVALERELLSFMRGPDIPGAMIPRAYFEYLQRRTNATFRSIFTHNVDDVLSLAALTVHACDRVVFEPAPLDDPLDLYSLARILDKSADSPRSIRLYEMALAGGVEGPAQQKILERLAVLYRRNGEYVAALAMLERALPGAGTDRKFRRLQKLMDAMRNRRLAEL